The following coding sequences lie in one Equus przewalskii isolate Varuska chromosome 25, EquPr2, whole genome shotgun sequence genomic window:
- the DDX24 gene encoding ATP-dependent RNA helicase DDX24 — translation MKLKEKKSRPKSQSYGKFQTKGIKVVGKWKQVEIDPNMFADGQMDDLVCFEELTDYRLVSAAKNSSSLFSKEPGKRKAQALSEGEEEAEASCSKKKMKLKTGKDVETEGTSTREECEVKDAEPEAQGDCTGCPDPEVGEMASESPAQTIPKKKKKKGKKKMEASQGTTPKGPKKAKTWMPEMRDQKADVSAWKDLFVPKPVLRALSFLGFSAPTPIQALTLAPAIRDKLDILGAAETGSGKTLAFAIPMIHAVLQWRVKKQPTPALSNTGAAPGETRTEAGAETGSLNKGGTESGVLPDEIGTEDETLPSEAGAKAGSKTRATIPDPMLTLCDDDAGEGPSSLMREKPLPEEDEDEEEELDEEQTAKLKQELSGKIATCKAHPKRPLLGLVLTPTRELAVQVKQHIDAVAKFTGIKTAILVGGMSTQKQQRMLNRQPEIVVATPGRLWELVKEKHPHLSNLRQLRCLVVDEADRMVEKGHFAELSQLLEMLSDSQYNPKRQTLVFSATLTLVHQAPARILHKKHTKKIDKTAKLDLLMQKIGLRGKPKVIDLTRNEATVETLTETKIHCETDEKDLYLYYFLMQYPGRTLVFANSISCIKRLSGLLKVLDIMPLTLHACMHQKQRLRNLEQFARLEDCVLLATDVAARGLDIPKVQHVIHYQVPRTSEIYVHRSGRTARATNEGLSLMLIGPEDVINFKKIYKTLKKDEDIPLFPVQTKYMDAVKERIHLARQIEKAEYRNFQACLHNSWIEQAAAALEIELEEEMYKGGKADQQEERRRQKQMKVLKKELRHLLSQPLFKEDLKTRYPTQSGKLPVLTSAPRNAESALSCLSKQKRRRKKPKEPQQEQLQPSTTAD, via the exons ATGAAGTTGAAGGAGAAGAAGTCGAGGCCAAAGTCGCAGAGCTATGGCAAATTTCAGACGAAGGGAATCAAAGTTGTGGGGAAATGGAAGCAGGTGGAGATTGACCCAAATATGTTTGCAGACGGGCAGATGGATGACTTGGTGTGCTTTGAGGAACTGACAGATTACCGGTTGGTTTCTGCCGCCAAGAATTCCTCCAGTCTCTTCTCAAAGGAGCCCgggaagagaaaggcacaagCTCTTTCcgaaggagaggaggaagcagaggctaGCTGctcaaagaaaaagatgaagttgAAGACGGGTAAAGATGTGGAAACGGAAGGAACCAGTACCCGGGAAGAGTGTGAAGTCAAAGATGCCGagccagaggcccagggagacTGCACAGGTTGTCCTGATCCAGAGGTAGGGGAGATGGCATCAGAAAGCCCGGCCCAGACTATTccgaaaaagaagaaaaagaaaggaaaaaaaaaaatggaggcttCCCAAGGTACGACTCCAAAGGGGCCCAAAAAAGCGAAGACGTGGATGCCTGAAATGCGTGACCAGAAGGCAGACGTATCAGCTTGGAAGGACCTGTTTGTACCCAAGCCGGTTCTCCGAGCACTCAGCTTTCTGGGCTTCTCTGCACCCACCCCAATCCAGGCCCTGACCTTGGCACCTGCCATCCGTGACAAACTGGACATCCTTGGGGCTGCTGAGACAG GCAGTGGGAAAACTCTTGCTTTTGCCATACCAATGATTCACGCAGTGCTCCAGTGGCGGGTGAAGAAGCAGCCTACCCCAGCTCTAAGTAACACAGGAGCAGCTCCTGGCGAGACCAGAACCGAGGCTGGAGCCGAGACTGGATCACTAAACAAAGGTGGAACTGAGTCTGGAGTTTTGCCTGATGAGATTGGAACTGAAGATGAAACACTGCCCAGTGAGGCTGGAGCGAAGGCTGGATCCAAAACTAGAGCTACCATCCCAGACCCGATGTTGACCCTCTGTGATGATGATGCTGGTGAAGGACCTTCTTCCCTGATGAGAGAGAAACCCCTCCCTGAAGAGGATGAAGACGAAGAGGAAGAGCTTGATGAAGAGCAGACTGCAAAGTTAAAACAAGAATTGAGTGGCAAAATTGCCACCTGTAAAGCACATCCAAAGCGTCCTCTGCTTGGACTGGTTCTGACTCCCACTCGAGAGCTAGCTGTCCAGGTCAAACAACACATTGATGCTGTGGCCAAGTTTACTG GAATTAAAACTGCTATTTTGGTTGGTGGAATGTCCACGCAGAAACAGCAGAGGATGCTGAACCGCCAGCCTGAGATTGTGGTTGCCACTCCAGGCCGCCTGTGGGAGCTAGTTAAAGAAAAGCACCCTCATTTGAGTAACCTTCGGCAGCTCAG GTGCCTGGTGGTTGACGAGGCTGACCGGATGGTTGAGAAAGGCCACTTTGCTGAGCTCTCACAACTGCTAGAGATGCTCAGTGACTCCCAATACAACCCAAAGAGACAGACGCTTGTTTTTTCTGCCACACTCACCCTGGTACATCAAGCTCCTGCTCGAATCCTTCACAAGAAGCACACTAAGAAAATCGACAAAACTGCCAAACTTGACCTCCTCATGCAGAAGATTGGCCTGAGGGGCAAGCCAAAGGTCATTGACCTCACAAGAAATGAGGCCACGGTGGAGACGCTGACAGAGACCAAGATTCACTGTGAGACTGATGAGAAAGACTTATATCTGTACTACTTCCTGATGCAGTATCCAGGCCGCACCTTAGTGTTTGCCAATAGTATCTCCTGCATCAAACGCCTCTCTGGGCTCCTCAAAGTCCTGGATATCATGCCACTGACCCTCCATGCCTGCATGCACCAGAAGCAGAGGCTCAGAAACCTGGAGCAGTTTGCCCGTCTAGAAGA TTGTGTTCTCCTGGCAACAGATGTGGCAGCTCGGGGCCTGGATATACCTAAAGTCCAGCATGTCATCCATTACCAG GTCCCTCGCACCTCAGAGATTTATGTCCACCGAAGTGGTCGAACTGCTCGTGCCACCAATGAAGGCCTCAGCCTGATGCTTATTGGGCCTGAGGACGTGATCAACTTTAAGAAGATTTACAAAACCCTCAAGAAAGATGAGGACATCCCACTGTTCCCTGTGCAGACAAAGTACATGGATGCAGTCAAG GAGCGGATCCATTTAGCTCGACAGATTGAGAAAGCCGAGTATCGGAACTTCCAGGCTTGTCTGCACAACTCTTGGATTGAGCAGGCAGCAGCTGCCCTCGAGATTGAGCTGGAAGAAGAGATGTATAAGG GAGGAAAAGCTGACCAGCAAGAAGAGCGTCGGAGACAAAAGCAGATGAAGGTCCTGAAGAAGGAGCTGCGCCATTTACTCTCCCAGCCGTTGTTTAAAGAGGACCTGAAAACCAGGTATCCGACTCAGTCTGGCAAGCTGCCCGTGCTCACGTCTGCTCCAAGAAATGCCGAGTCCGCTTTGAGCTGCCTCTccaaacagaagaggaggaggaagaagccaaAAGAGCCGCAGCAGGAGCAGCTGCAGCCAAGTACAACTGCAGATTAG